In Torulaspora globosa chromosome 1, complete sequence, a genomic segment contains:
- the SEN54 gene encoding tRNA splicing endonuclease subunit SEN54 (ancestral locus Anc_8.559) — protein sequence MSTEDHPQRPERATETTSKSDDVDEDEVAQDWSHAAKLSAKSMASSIPKRGEKDYEPDGTNLQELLLYRAREAMFDTLANSPRGSVVSNQVKAYYDQDYHGAVIPHAKGNFLQTMGNVDEKGRCWLKFHEFVYLAERGTVLPFYCNQRPEKQAGRFVEVPLSMQDVYSLFRSQAEMDLYFVFAHLKRLGFIVTTLDKKRSATASFYLEDDPNRRTVGAIWGSMFAFLKLETNSLMNVFFYSSWNFLLRRYTSSPQIYKDLKRLVPHRVPPKTIEALRMERARLQANRSKERFPIAFNVWKPQTRFRKKSPGLPDFQVVIHSKNDAAQTFPSYVDLQEIFYSLDYKFEFLSETDDEEFWINNTFIGGRPANIPKPKQGQTDECNSSKKGGKKDVAAHVKQARRLKNGYRSFLLAIIDDGLISFVKISEADFGSEDVWFIPYKRPRDRKEVNKSKDSFGNKGIHTTSLK from the coding sequence ATGTCTACTGAGGATCATCCACAAAGGCCAGAAAGGGCCACAGAGACTACCTCGAAGAGCGAtgacgttgatgaagatgaggtTGCCCAAGACTGGTCTCACGCTGCCAAACTCTCGGCTAAATCTATGGCTTCCTCTATCCCGAAGAGAGGAGAGAAGGATTATGAACCAGATGGCACCAATTTGCAGGAATTGTTACTTTACAGAGCAAGGGAAGCTATGTTCGACACTTTGGCCAATTCGCCCAGAGGGTCGGTAGTGAGCAATCAAGTGAAAGCATACTACGATCAAGACTATCATGGTGCTGTGATTCCGCATGCGAAGGGAAATTTTCTGCAGACCATGGGAAACGTTGATGAAAAGGGACGGTGTTGGTTGAAGTTCCACGAGTTCGTTTATCTGGCTGAGAGAGGCACAGTTCTTCCCTTCTACTGCAACCAGCGACCGGAAAAACAAGCGGGAAGGTTTGTAGAGGTTCCTCTGAGTATGCAGGATGTCTACTCTCTCTTCAGGAGTCAGGCAGAGATGGATTTGTATTTTGTGTTTGCTCACCTGAAAAGACTTGGCTTCATCGTAACTACATTGGACAAGAAACGGTCTGCGACGGCATCTTTCTATTTAGAAGATGATCCTAATCGTCGAACGGTCGGCGCCATATGGGGTAGTATGTTTGCTTTCCTGAAGCTGGAGACcaactctttgatgaaCGTATTCTTTTATTCATCCTGGAACTTCTTACTGCGAAGGTACACATCAAGCCCACAAATCTATAAAGATCTGAAAAGACTGGTACCGCACCGAGTACCGCCAAAGACTATAGAAGCTCTACGTATGGAAAGAGCACGCCTACAAGCAAATCGCTCAAAAGAGAGGTTTCCCATCGCATTCAATGTCTGGAAGCCCCAGACAAGGTTTAGAAAGAAAAGCCCTGGTCTGCCTGATTTCCAGGTAGTTATACACAGCAAAAACGATGCCGCACAGACATTTCCTTCTTACGTTGACCTGCAGGAGATTTTTTACTCCCTCGATTACAAATTTGAATTTCTCTCAGAAactgatgatgaggagTTTTGGATTAATAACACCTTCATAGGAGGAAGACCTGCAAACATTCCAAAACCAAAACAGGGCCAAACCGACGAATGcaactcatcgaaaaaAGGTGGAAAGAAGGATGTAGCAGCACATGTAAAGCAAGCCCGTCGTCTGAAAAATGGCTATCGGAGCTTTCTGCTTGCCATCATCGACGATGGATTGATCAGTTTCGTCAAAATATCCGAAGCAGACTTCGGATCGGAGGACGTTTGGTTCATCCCATACAAGAGACCTAGGGATAGGAAGGAGGTCAATAAATCCAAAGACTCTTTTGGCAACAAAGGCATTCATACAACCTCGTTGAAATAA